The proteins below come from a single Tribolium castaneum strain GA2 chromosome 9, icTriCast1.1, whole genome shotgun sequence genomic window:
- the clos gene encoding uncharacterized protein clos isoform X1, protein MWSKILLLIAGINYVKSDLQVLTSNFFENLQADPALLADNDLSGASKQFIETQISNYVQLITHGETNASKKKRSLLDDFTKNIQGTYLLSGIAPSATIPVRFPRDLTLFQHNSQWHAAALESPDVRESANYLVIFKFENETFNERARASVRNGVKLATVASGNATLIAVAENDTSRDNLHNKSAIYQFDKGGLSKIQSIDMHFATDIALWKMHEEVYMSIANSSQIPVYKWLGNHFDLVQNIASEGTRTITPFRVNQANFLALANFRDNEGNTRVYSEIHKYDYHLDKYVLYQRILTRACSDIKVFTLSQSDHKTDTFLIVANSQDKDSDGTINYATDSLIYKFVDNYFIPFQTFRLNGIEQWLPIQGDNDEFALIATSRFEGLKYFQYDGWSFKETPQKTVDLLKKAGIKSIRFAKFNNSYALVVSSKNNKGKTANIFRLEFTHHNVVNEIYADLGTWCDSGLEKIGGMVIFDEVLGDAKRADIDEDDETAEMEKLNSRIDSLLDQLNVFDKPGEIISAEEIVFNNSTLIHNLVTDKINDFETNKLLENALDIEQGFDLGEVSFVSVITDESLKASAINTRDPQTLIHTSDNLNLTNFKVRGSLSAPKGIKIEGKLNNMSINHQSLLLKSGDQNFSQPLTLQEAQINKMTAKSLNGQDLSNLRAPTQKPLIEHFETLKVKNLTIGGYINNVDVPTLDKYALKKSGNQQVTSEFIFDELRGKNLEVFNEMSGKKISDLIATDAGNYLINNEVIFKNDLHVNDFQVSKSLDGIKVIDGQLDILLKDSPDEQEITGAKTFDDVNIYHAINFQGHVKSKNLEKMNPLITIEDDLALTGPKTIKGHVQIENLLGVKDIVTEDGMYSLTWLEADGLKLTSKEVKPHLHFVQQINVDEIFVDTLNGKNPHNFVVTGTEEPQIIQGLKTFLGDVRVTGSTNANKINNVETEELENKVLRIDGDQQIEGKHHIIHVITDQILSNETVFNNDFNETSSENVVITRELLEVDKIKARSILVKGLVNDLNFTQIVNDTVRKDSNGFIGGHKNFNKLTINNLHAETGITLDSLEIDKLTIDKPLNLTNLKVKNIHFENEFNGIDRKIFGNDTDNTISQNLTLGTVVVFGTVQIASNKINGVEIEHLVENSVKLDEPFEFDSATFESGVVSKSRVSLNGHVENFDFENAVLPSSDQEVLILGEKIFRNNVTINGSLVVDGYLNGINVTQFCEFTMGGNEGTNLTIEGNAYFATGPNLGKINNVEVNEIRNKAWFRDRDVNLTGSVHFEDVIFENDVHVSGYVENISLNHLYENYFSKSKDQNITATFNFENDLVFENNVTVPEISLSGRVNDIDLGQFVKTALLNDYDQIFESVVFLEDCTIDNLSGDFLVNNLDLEIDVMRYDKDNMVTGVKIFENLDVDYLKLEKNIKIQDVDVLDWFKNSVLKTTSFNITADKIFKNAKFVNGFQVSGKLNGHTFDSKNIMVTDIPQEITGKKIIHSTRLSPVVFKSIKLKGLLNDVDLSNLINDQAYKNQDNVFKTKLNFDNNITANNLVIRKTYQGINMTELIMNVTNLGVLNNLLKQYNTLLDMTYKLENSVKAQAYFVHHYKTVQIIPLVTDSKVIFCSDNVLRVGSLVTDEDGLRMDLYGWHPEKQFANEGIIKFTEPLTYVDQVFSGRYIYMERPNGTASFTLMSRPVLQNTWTILTNLTRSTTSFVLSYTGTNCTLFIYSNCAPKIFCEIEGSIELLQTLEASIGLEGSSISIDGTLFLAIITEPRDGLLESEIDLWRLNNNTGYFEIHQTVFEAQPRSVATASYNGFHYLAVACGHLQNAIYSGRVEIRKFDESSLQFVPWQSLELDAPIQVEFSVLPSNELILYVVTDNPTQPLLVYRYEGIAGFKLALAGSTLPKILYMNLFMGGDNQHFIIAQSYDEINVIQAIFKGEKGDEIRKGV, encoded by the exons ATGTGGTCCAAAATATTGCTGCTAATTGCAGGAATTAATTACGTGAAAAGTGATCTTCAAGTGCTCACAagtaacttttttgaaaatctccAAGCCGATCCTGCGTTATTAG CTGATAATGACTTGAGCGGTGCATCTAAACAATTCATAGAGACACAAATTTCGAATTATGTGCAACTGATAACACACGGGGAAACAAACGCCAGTAAGAAAAAACGCAGTTTATTAGACgactttacaaaaaatatacaag GGACTTATCTCCTGTCTGGAATCGCACCATCAGCCACAATCCCGGTCCGATTTCCGCGCGATCTCACGCTATTTCAGCACAATTCGCAGTGGCATGCGGCGGCTTTAGAAAGCCCAGATGTTAGGGAAAGTGCCaattatttagtaattttcaaatttgagaACGAAACTTTTAACGAAAGGGCCAGAGCTTCGGTCAGAAACGGCGTCAAACTTGCCACTGTCGCTTCAGGAAACGCTACTCTGATAGCTGTGGCCGAAAATGATACTTCCAGAGATAATTTGCACAATAAATCCGCGATTTATCAATTTGATAAGGGCGGCCTCAGCAAAATCCAGTCGATTGATATGCACTTTGCTACTGATATAGCCTTGTGGAAGATGCACGAGGAAGTCTACATGTCAATTGCAAATTCGTCCCAAATACCGGTTTACAAATGGCTAGGGAATCACTTTGATTTGGTACAAAACATTGCAAGTGAAGGCACTCGAACAATAACGCCGTTTCGGGTCAATCAAGCCAATTTTTTGGCTCTTGCAAATTTCAGGGACAATGAAGGGAATACTCGAGTCTATTCCGAAATTCACAAGTACGATTACCACTTGGACAAGTATGTTTTGTACCAAAGGATTCTCACAAGGGCTTGTAGCGACATCAAAGTCTTCACTTTGTCGCAAAGTGACCACAAAACGGatacgtttttaattgttgcCAACTCCCAGGACAAAG ACTCTGATGGTACCATAAATTACGCAACTGATTCCCTAATTTACAAATTCGTGGATAATTATTTCATCCCGTTCCAAACTTTTCGTCTGAATGGAATTGAGCAGTGGCTGCCAATACAG gGTGATAACGACGAGTTTGCGCTAATTGCAACTTCGCGCTTCGAGGGCCTTAAATATTTCCAATACGATGGCTGGTCTTTCAAAGAGACTCCTCAAAAGACGGTAGATTTGCTCAAAAAAGCCGGAATAAAATCGATTCGTTTCGCCAAATTTAACAATAGTTATGCTTTGGTCGTTTCGAGTAAAAACAACAAGGGCAAAACGGCCAACATTTTTCGGTTGGAATTTACGCATCACAACGTCGTAAACGAAATTTATGCCGATTTGGGCACTTGGTGCGACAGTGGGttggaaaaaattggaggTATGGTCATTTTTGACGAGGTTTTGGGCGACGCCAAAAGGGCTGATATCGACGAAGACGACGAAACCGCAGAG atGGAAAAGCTCAACTCGCGAATTGACTCACTATTGGATCAACTGAACGTGTTTGATAAACCTGGAGAAATCATCAGTGCTGAAGAAATTGTCTTCAATAATTCGACTTTAATCCACAATCTGGTCACTGATAAGATTAATGATTTTGAAACTAATAAATTACTGGAAAATGCGCTCGATATCGAGCAAGGATTTGATTTGGGTGAAGTTAGTTTCGTGTCAGTGATCACCGATGAGTCTCTTAAGGCAAGTGCGATTAATACGAGAGATCCCCAAACCCTGATTCACACTTCTGACaacttaaatttaacaaatttcaaagtgCGAGGTAGTTTATCAGCCCCTAAAGGGATCAAAATCGAAGGGAAACTTAACAACATGTCGATAAACCACCAAAGTTTGTTGCTAAAATCCggtgatcaaaatttttcgcaacCGTTAACTTTGCAAGAAgctcaaattaataaaatgactGCAAAGTCACTAAACGGTCAAGATTTGTCTAATTTGCGAGCGCCAACCCAGAAACCACTCATCGAGCATTTTGAAAcactaaaagtaaaaaatttaacgatTGGTGGTTACATAAATAACGTAGATGTCCCCACTTTGGACAAATACGCACTGAAAAAATCTGGTAACCAACAAGTGACGTCCGAGTTTATTTTCGATGAGCTTCGAGGGAAGAATTTGGAGGTTTTTAACGAAATGTCcggaaaaaaaatatcagaTTTGATAGCAACAGATGCGGGCAATTATTTAATCAATAATgaagtcatttttaaaaatgatctTCACGTGAATGACTTCCAAGTCTCGAAGTCTTTAGACGGAATTAAAGTGATTGATGGCCAGCTTGACATCCTTCTGAAGGACAGTCCAGACGAACAAGAAATAACCGGCGCCAAAACCTTCGACGACGTTAACATCTACCACGCTATCAATTTCCAAGGGCATgtcaaaagcaaaaatttggaaaaaatgaatCCTCTGATCACAATTGAAGATGATTTGGCCCTTACGGGACCAAAAACAATCAAAGGGCATGTGCAAATCGAAAATTTGCTTGGTGTGAAGGACATTGTGACCGAAGACGGCATGTATTCACTAACTTGGCTCGAAGCCGATGGTCTTAAACTGACAAGTAAAGAAGTGAAGCCGCATTTACACTTTGTGCAACAGATCAATGTTGACGAAATTTTCGTTGATACTTTAAACGGGAAAAATCCACACAATTTTGTCGTGACTGGAACTGAAGAACCCCAAATTATCCAAGGTTTGAAAACGTTCCTCGGGGACGTCCGTGTTACAGGAAGCACAAATGCGAACAAAATCAACAATGTTGAAACCGAAGAGTTGGAAAATAAGGTGTTGCGGATCGACGGCGATCAGCAAATTGAAGGAAAACACCACATCATACATGTCATAACTGATCA GATTTTGAGTAATGAAACTGTATTTAATAACGATTTCAATGAAACAAGTTCCGAAAATGTTGTCATAACCAGAGAGTTACTAGAAGTGGACAAAATCAAGGCTCGGTCAATTCTAGTCAAGGGACTAGttaatgatttaaattttactcaaattgTCAACGATACGGTTAGAAAAGACTCGAATGGCTTCATTGGTGGtcacaaaaatttcaataaactcACCATCAACAACTTGCACGCTGAAACCGGTATTACGCTTGACAGTCTTGAAATCGACAAACTCACAATTGATAAACCCCTAAATCTCACAAACCttaaagttaaaaacattCATTTCGAAAATGAGTTCAATGGCATCGACCGGAAAATTTTTGGGAACGACACAGACAATACAATTTCACAAAACTTGACTTTGGGCACTGTTGTTGTTTTCGGAACCGTCCAAATTGcctcaaataaaataaatggggtcgaaatcgaacatttggttGAAAACTCAGTCAAGTTGGACGAACCATTCGAGTTTGATTCTGCTACATTTG AATCTGGAGTTGTTTCAAAAAGTCGGGTAAGTCTCAACGGCCAcgttgaaaattttgatttcgaAAATGCCGTGCTGCCAAGTTCTGACCAAGAAGTGTTAATTTTGGGCGAAAAAATCTTCAGAAATAATGTCACAATTAATGGAAGTCTTGTGGTGGATGGATACCTGAACGGAATCAATGTAACGCAATTTTGTGAATTTACTATGGGAGGAAACGAAGGCACGAATTTAACTATTGAGG GGAATGCTTATTTTGCCACTGGACCAAATcttggaaaaataaacaacgtGGAGGTAAACGAAATCAGAAACAAAGCTTGGTTTAGAGACAGAGACGTTAATTTGACCGGTTCTGTGCACTTCGAGGACgtaattttcgaaaatgatGTTCACGTTAGC GGATACGTCGAAAACATCAGCTTGAATCACCTCTACGAAAACTACTTCAGCAAATCGAAAGATCAAAACATTACGGCCACTTTCAATTTCGAAAACgacttagtttttgaaaataatgtaacgGTTCCGGAAATATCCCTCAGTGGGCGAGTAAATGATATTGATTTGGGCCAATTTGTTAAAACAGCTTTACTAAATGATTATGACCAAATTTTCGAATCGGTTGTCTTCCTGGAAGATTGCACCATCGACA ATTTAAGTGGTGACTTTCTCGTCAATAATTTAGACCTAGAAATCGACGTCATGAGATACGATAAGGACAATATGGTTACTGgtgtaaaaattttcgaaaatctgGACGTAGATTACTTGaaactggaaaaaaatattaaaatccaGGACGTTGACGTTCTAGACTGGTTCAAAAATTCGGTTCTTAAAACCACTAGTTTCAATATCAcggcggataaaattttcaagaatgCGAAATTCGTAAACGGTTTCCA GGTTTCAGGGAAGTTGAATGGACACACGTTTGATTCAAAGAATATTATGGTAACAGACATACCGCAGGAAATAACCgggaaaaaaatcattcattCGACTCGACTAAGCCCAGTTGTGTTCAAAAGCATCAAATTGAAGGGCTTATTAAACGATGTTGATCTTTCCAATCTTATCAACGACCAAGcgtataaaaatcaagacaatgtCTTTAAAACCAAACTCAATTTTGACAACAACATAACTGCAAATAATTTGGTTATTAGAAAAACTTATCAAGGGATAAACATGACTGAGCTGATCATGAACGTCACCAATTTAGGAGTTTTGAACAATTTACTCAAACAGTATAACACGCTTTTAGACATGACTTACAAACTCGAAAATTCGGTCAAAG CTCAAGCTTATTTTGTGCATCATTACAAAACCGTCCAAATCATCCCTCTGGTAACAGACAGCAAGGTGATATTTTGCTCAGATAACGTTCTCCGGGTTGGTTCTTTGGTGACAGATGAGGACGGGCTCAGAATGGATTTGTATGGATGGCATCCCGAAAAACAATTCGCAAACGAAG GAATTATAAAATTCACTGAACCTCTAACGTACGTAGACCAGGTTTTTTCGGGTCGCTACATTTACATGGAAAGACCGAACG ggACCGCAAGTTTCACTCTAATGTCACGCCCTGTGCTTCAAAACACTTGGACCATCCTGACAAACCTCACGCGATCCACTACCTCCTTCGTGTTATCTTACACAGGCACAAACTGCACTCTATTTATTTACAGTAATTGTGCCCCAAAAATATTCTGCGAGATTGAGGGCAGTATCGAACTCTTGCAAACACTGGAAGCATCAATCGGGCTTGAG GGATCGTCGATAAGCATCGACGGAACTTTATTCCTGGCCATTATCACCGAACCCAGGGACGGTTTATTAGAGTCTGAGATCGACCTTTGGCGCCTAAATAACAACACCGGCTACTTCGAAATCCACCAAACAGTGTTCGAAGCCCAACCGCGGAGTGTTGCCACAGCTTCGTACAATGGTTTTCACTATCTGGCTGTCGCTTGTGGTCATTTACAAAACGCGATTTATTCCGGAAGGGTCGAGATTAGAAAATTCGACGAGTCGTCGCTTCAGTTCGTCCCTTGGCAAAGTCTGGAGCTCGACGCTCCGATTCAAGTCGAATTTTCGGTTCTACCAtcaaatgaattaattttgtacGTTGTGACGGACAATCCGACCCAACCCTTGCTTGTTTACCGGTACGAGGGTATCGCCGGGTTCAAATTAGCGCTCGCGGGCTCAACTCTACCCAAAATATTATACATGAACCTGTTTATGGGTGGAGACAACCAACACTTTATTATAGCGCAGAGTTATGACGAAATCAACGTTATACAAGCGATATTCAAAGGCGAAAAGGGTGATGAAATTAGAAAGGGAGTTTAA